The sequence below is a genomic window from Silene latifolia isolate original U9 population chromosome 7, ASM4854445v1, whole genome shotgun sequence.
TACACCCAAAGTGACCATTATTGAAAAATAAGTTACTAAACTTGTAATATTAACTGTATCATTATAATTATATTTAACTATAAAATAATTATATATATCCATCTCAAATTTTATATAAAAAGTAGCCATCTAAAACAAGAGTTTTGGAACTTTATACTCGATGAGGACCAGGACCTTATGGTTGGCGATTAAGCCAATTAAATAAACTTAAACCAAATctcttttaattattttaatggaAGACATGTGCACAAGGACAAGAGTAAAAGTGAGGTTCGAAAGCAATGGTTAGGAAGTGGCATTGTGGCCGTAGTTTGCCACTATTGTTGTTGCTCATTCATGCATGTACTATTAACTTTCacacaaaaataaaaaatacatgATGTACTAATAAATTTGTTTAAGTAAATAATAGGGATCAGCCGGATACCTATACTCATTTTGCAACCTCTCAGAacacccacaatagagaggattgaACCTCCTTTTAACCCTCTCTCTCCTCTAAGAGGatatcctctctattgtgggaaCTATATTGGGTGTCCTCTTGTATAGAGGAAGATGGGTGTTTCATCTACTTTTAGAGGAAAGTAGAGGAAAGATGACATAGGCCCTTGTGCCCACAAGCTAATGTTTGTTTGCCATATggataatattttaatttataatttttatttattatggaAAAAAAATTACTCAATATACTTTTAATTGTTATTGTACATTCATATTTGTTCGAACATATATGGAATATGTTTCAAGACTCGAACATAAACTAAAAATATGCATTACAATTTAATGTTAAGTTTCATGTGTtttgttttataaattttatatCTTACTTTGTATTATGAATTtgatttgttttgttttatgaattttatatgatatttaatttagcaacacaaaatttttttaaaattaattttattaatttgtaaattattaaaacaatataaagtaacccataatattaaatataaataaaataaatataataataagaaaaataatataagaggatcctctctattgtggaggAAAAAAgatgtacttcctccattcaactccactctacctatttctatTTTTACACTATTTACAAATACACATTCAATCTCGATTTTTTCtcaatatataagtgaaaatatattcatgtgggatcttgtttgattcgtctttacgagtacattaaaaatatctaacttttataatttttgcaaatacgtagctaatgatatttatcgcgtaaaacacgcgttgacgaacgtgaaaaagcaaagtggtagagtggagttgaatggaggaagtagtagaaatgaataggaTATAAATAGTGGGAAATGAGATGGATGAAAGAGGAAATGAGGTgtcaaaaaaatagaaagaaagagaaaaaataagaggatgaaatcatcctctctattgtgggtgcTCTCATGCCATATGCAACCTACTTCGATTCCTAGCTTATTCCTTCCCaattaggctctgtttggcaagacatttcaggtacctgatttggtcaaagtagcttatttgatcaaaatttcaggtaccttattttttcgTAAGCGTTTGACAAATAGCTTATTTAagcaaataagctacctgaaatgaaatgctacctagagtagcatttgaaaTTTCATGTATCTGATTTGcttttattttacatttttgCCCCAtaaatctatactattaaataatcaTCATAACCTTTTACgtaatttcatcaaaatcagttacctttacagttaggctctgtttggcaaaacgaCGAAAAGGGAATAAAAAAAAAGGTATCTGAAAGCGAAAAGCTACGAAACACGAAAAGGTAAGCGATAAAATAAAtcgaaaattaggagctgataaggtgactgattatataaaaaaatcgtttggcaaactaactgaaaatgtAACTTAtattggtaaaatgacgtaaaaggatataataattatttaatactctctccgtaccacaccaaaggtaacgtaggaaaaattggagtatttaagaaaaagaggaaaaattaagggtaaagagggaaaaaataggtggggtatgtaattgtgggtttaattgtgggttggtaggtggggtatgtaatgacattttgtgtaaatatcaaatggttataaggataacttggtaatgttgtgggccaaataaagaatgttacctttggtgtggtacgtccgtttatagtaagtgttacctttagtctggtacggagggagtatattataaaTTGAAAGGGTAAAAAAGTAATATTACCaagaatcaggtacctgaaatgtgaaatgctactctatgtagcatttcatttcaggtagcttatttgggcaAATAaactacttgccaaacacttccataaaaataagctacctgaaattttTCCCAAAAAAGCTActttaggctccgtttggcaagacatttcaggtacctgtttTGACTGAACTAGCTTTTTTGATAAaagtttcaggtagcttatttttatggatgtgtttggcaagtagcttttTTGCCCAAATAagttacctgaaatgaaatgctacctagagtagcatttcacatttcaggtacctgattcttAGTAATATTACGTTTTTGCCCTttcaatttataatatattaaataattattatatctttttacgtcattttactaAAATAAGCTACCTTTTTAGTTAGTTTGTCAAacaattttttatataatcagttaccttatccgCCCCAAattttcagttaccttatcagctaccttttcaggtttcagttagcttttcagtttccaggtaccttttcaggtttcagctaccttttcagttcgTTTTACCAAACATATCCTTAGTCAaaacaggtacctgaaatgtcttgccaaacggagcctaagtTTGCCAAAcatattttttatataatcagctaccttatcaattCCTAagtttcagctaccttatcagttaccttttcagatttcagttaccttttcagttttcagctacctttttagGTTTCAGCTACTTTTTAAggtagttttaccaaacagagccttaatcTCTTTTAGACGGATTTTTCTGTTTTAACAATAAAATGGGTTAAATAACATTCCACTTGCATAGTTAGAAGTTTAGAACAAGTTTTTTTCTAATATTTATGCGTTTTGATTTTCTCTTATTTATGATATTTAACTCGTTTTAAACTTAAAACAGATACTCACGTCTAACTAAAACAAGAACTAATGATTCTTTTATACCATTGTCATTTAACTCGGGTATCTTCTGTATATTAGTACAATTTTGTACCAATAATGCACTTTCCATCTAAGTCCTTAAAACCCTTTTTACTTCCACTCATTGATGTTTCTCATGCTTGACAGAATCTATTTCAGGTGTAGATCCATTTTGAATCACACAAATAGAAATGACGTATGTTTAAGTTATGTACACTAACTTACATCAGAATCTATTTCTAAAAAACACATTCATTTTAGTGaactattttaatttattttatcatAATCTAAAATCAAAAGAGTCTTTGGGTAATTAGAAATATTGACAAACTAAACTTATAAAAGAAATACTAAAATGATTATATTCACATCCACAACTTACATCATAAGATCGATTTACAGTGTAAGACAATTTGTTAAGAGAGAACTAAATATTAAAGTTTCCACACATTTTGGCATGCTTTTCTACATTAGTTCTTAAGACTAGATTCAGAAAGTGAAATAGCAAATAGACATTATTTGGTATTGAGTTGAGATACATATAAAATATGGAAATCCACTTATATTTTTTCTTCTAAGTTAAGAGTGGCCTCGTAAAAATTTTGTTACTTATATGTAACCGAGCACTTTTAATTATTGATTTAAATGTCTATTTCGTATGAATCTAAATAGATTATTACCCGTCATCTAAGCTCTATTTCATGCCCGGTCACCAACTTTAACTCTACCTATCGTATCTAACAAGCACACAATAAATGATCTGTATTCACTTACTTTCGCATGATTAACTGGCTTTTATTTATCACATGTAATCACAACTAACGTAATGTGCGCCTCAAGTTTTCAGGTGATCAGACATAATTAACACTCACGAGAAACAGTCTTTGGTTACATAACCTTACCAGATTAGAACTAACACAAGTACCAACCTTATTTCACAAATCCATATTTAAAATGTTTAGTTATCACATGTATTCACAGCTGAATAATGTATCTTTCGAACATTTCAGGTGAACAAATTTAATTAAAACTCACGAGAAATAATTTTTCGCTACACGGTTGCTCTACCAAACACGAATTTAATAAAattagaaattgaaataaaagtAGCCACCAACATTTTTTCACAAATTTATAAAATAATAGATGCATGTTAAAAAAGGCATGCATATTTTTGCTTGAATAAGGACTATTGGTGGTATGTTGGTCCAACCTCAAATGATTTACAAGTAAGAACCCACAGAACATATGCTCGGGAAAGCAAGACCAAAGATTAACCGTAAACTTAAATGAAGGGACTACAATTAAAGCTTACTTCTTGTAAAATTAATACTCAGTCTCCTCCATAAAGCAACTACTCCTAGCCTATTAGCTTAGTGAACTTTGCTCAATCACACGGTTTAGCAATTgccttttgaaaaaaaaaaaaatctactcCTTTTTTCTGAGGTTAATCTTTGTCTAAAACCGTTTTTAGTAAGTTTCGTATAAAATTTATCATTGTGAGACAATCGTAAATTACTCACTGATATttacacaaatactatcctacaactagttgtataataacattgtacaaccgcctcaaagttgttgagctcttacacaaagttgttgagctattttataAGTTTTTGAGCTATTTTgcaaagttattgagtttaataattattttgttaCTCAATAACCGTGTAccatagctcgataattttgttaataaagctcgacaactttataacaaagcttaactagattgaataagttgtatatacaaccagttttataatacattaactgataTTTAATATGATTCATTTAAGTTTATGGTTGGTTGAAACGATATCTTACAagtattttgtgaattgtttcgTGCATAGTTAAATTCAAATATCCATGCATATATGCAACTAAAGATTGTATTAATTCTATGTTTAGTTCGATTTGTTTAACAATAAGGCAGGTTTATGCAACAATAACTTTTTAAGGTATAAAATTATTGTTTGGGACATTACTAGTTTACTACTATTAAACTTGAAATTTGAACACATGACACGAAAGATATGTGCATTATCCACTCTTCAAATGCAAAAATTAAAGAGTACAAAAATTTATTAAGGCAGAAAACCATTAACTACAGCCTTAACCATCAACTTAACAAGCTTCAGGTTGAGATTATTTTTTCACACAATTAACTTTATTTATGAGGTTATAGTAACTCATCAGTTTGATAAAAAATGTGTATTTGTTTGTAAAATAAATGGCAAACTTGTTATAGTTAAgactccctccgtctcggtcatttgttatcctatTTCATTTTGCGATATCTCAGTTAATTGATATCCTTTCTactttaggattgcatttgatcAGCAATTTAAtcttcaattggtctcccttgtaaCGGGTTattatttgtgacggatattttgtgagataaaatggtaacaaaatgggttagtggagaaaggggaccacatgaatagtgttgcagagagagaaaaagtgggtacattgtgaggtaaaatggtatccgtcttcagcttgtgacggatatgtcatgtcttcaatgagaatttgtgtttaatctttcacactcaatttggccCACTTGTCACCTTATAATTGGCCTCCACTTCTTTACTTGGTCTTTGTaccaaaaccaaaagacaacaattgatcgggacggagggagtatgaaCAAGAACTTGCACACAAAATATACTTTCTCAAAATTTTATCAAATAATTTAATACATATACTTAGGAGTATTTAGTTATTATATAAAAGTGataacaacttatatatatatgtgtgtaaaATAGATGATTACTATGCAAGGCCATATTTGTAGACCTAACAAATAATTGGGTTGCTTAGGCCAGGTTATCCTTGAACAATGACAAGTCGTTGTTTAAACCCAGGTTGTTTCAAGTTGAGTTGTTAATTGGGTTAGATTATGAAGGTTTTTGTTTTTATATTTGTTAGTTTTCGAGATATTATTTTAGACcgaaattaattttatatctaatAGTTTTAAATTCTTTTAATTGAGTTCAATTCTATAAAATTGTTGTCATCCATATATTATTTAGAATTCAAGTAGAATTACTCGAATTGAGACGTGGCCGTAGACATAATTTTAAATACGTGTAGCAAAGTTAGCCAAGCAAAATTAAGCTATACAAGATGGTATTAGTAGGCCTAACAATAATCAGGTAGCTTGAACTTAGTTATTTTAGATACAATTCATTTTCGAGACAACTCATTATGTTGAAGGTCGATTGGTTTTAGGTTGTGCTTGTGTTAGCTGTGTTGGATTACTAacatttttgtttcaaatttgttaattgtcaatttgtcattttaaATACAATTAATTCAGTATATATCTGATAATTTCAAATTCTTTTAACTCAAGGCCGCCAATTCtgtaaaataaaatattatagttCGCATGTTATTTAAAATCTTAATCGAGATATTCGAATCGAGACGTTATCCTAGACATAATTCTAGGTATGTACGAGTAGCAAAGTTAACCAAGCAAAGTTAAGCTAATAAGCTACTAAAGCAAACAACAATTATTATGACCCAATGCATGTAAAACCTCCACCCAACCCTCTCGAGACTTGTAGTATTAgtcacaataacaacaatataGCTAGCAAACTATGAAAAACAACTCACACACCTAATAAACATAACAATTATTATTTCTCAAAATAAAGCTACTTTTTTTGTAACAAAATTAATTACGTAAAAGTATTAAAATAAACCCTTTATTTGTACCACTCAATACACGCCATTTGTGGTTTACACTTTAATGTTACGGCCTATATAAACCAAGCTTGTTACACCATTTCTTGTCGCAGTTGCCATATTAATAATTCCTCTTGTTCTTCTCTCTACAAGAAGCTTATTTTTAGCTTCATTTGTTCCTTATTTCTTCCCTTAATTCTAAGGCATAATCAAATTTAAGAGAAGAATTAAGTTGAGGTTATTGAAATGGCACTGACCCATTTTAACCATCATGAATTAATGTACATATTTGGTATTCTTGGTAACATTGTTTCCCTTGGTGTCTTCTTAGCTCCTTTGTAAGTCCTTTAATTTTCACTCTTTCATATACTCGACGTCATTCTGATCTTAACCTATTTATTCTCGTATAAAATTGTTTCATAATAAAAGCGTAAGAGCAGATGTCAACTAGTTTAGCTAAAGAAGTCATGAGGAGTAGTACTCATGAGTCATTACTCGAGTTCGAATCCCGTCAGCAACATATTGTCCAGCCTTGTGTAGAGACGAACTAGCGTCATAATACAAGTCTTAAAAACCCGTACCATAAGAAAATATAAATGCTGCTAATATTATGAGTGTAGATATATATTCATGACCTGAGTTCGAATCCTGTAATATGTTGCCTTTGTGAAATTGTCATAAGAACGTCTTATACTAGAGAATAGAGATTTAATGTTTTATGTGGTGTAAATATGTAGGCCAACATTTTGGAGGGTATTCAAGAAGAAATCAACAGAAGGGTTTCAAGCATTACCATATTCAGTGGCACTCTTTAGTTGTATGCTACTATTGTACTATGCAATGCTAAAGACACAAAATGCGATGCCAATAATCACTATCAACTCTGTTGGATTCATTATTGAAGCTTTTTACTTGATTGTCTTTCTCATCTATGCACCAACTAAGGCCAGGGTACGTACTTCTATTCTATGGTGGAATATCAAACATATTAGTACTGGCTTGGGTGTCGGACTTGGCTATATCTTAAAAAAATATCGTAATATTGCGTTAATAATATGGTTGAATATACGGTGAACAGGTATACACAATAAAATTACTAGGCCTATTCAACGTCACATTTTTGGGGCTAATCATAGTAGGAACAATGGTTTTCGCTCGAGGTGCGGATGCACACAACTTTTTCTCAAAAGGAGGCGTACGTGAAACATCCGTAGGATGGATTTGCGCAGTGTTTTCCGTTTGCGTATTTGCTGCTCCTTTAAGCGTTATGGTATGAAATCTAATCAATTTAGTTTTTTTTGTACTATACTACTATATATACAACGTGTTACCGTCACATTTAAAACTatcatatttatttaatttgaattaaTATAAAGACATGCAAACTTTTATTCCCATGTAGAATACGTATAATTTTTAGGTAACTCACGTCATTATTGCTCTTTATTTCCATGTACATTACGTTCAATATTTAGCTAACTCACGTCATTATTGCCTTTTTGGATGACAGAAAATGGTGATCAAGACGAAGAGTGTGGAATTCATGCCATTTTGTCTATCGTTTTCTCTTACCTTATGCGCCGTTATGTGGTTCTTTTATGGTTTTCTCATCCAAGACTTTTACATTGCGGTAAGTAATCTCAATGCATTAACTTCTTCAAGGAGATTTTTACTACAAGGTCACCATTTTTACCACGGTCAAACTTCTTAAGCAAACTAAATTACAATGATATTATCAAGTGATATTGAATCTCGATATCACTCTCTTCACGTGCATTATAAGCAGTGGTGGCTCTAATGGATGGATTAACAAAAGTGTTCGATCCTTCGAATTTTATTTATTAGTCATGTGTTTTGACCTGCGTGATGAATATCACTCTTCGTAACTTTAGCAGCTAAACTAAAGCTAAACTAACTTTCATATGCACGCTATTTATCATGTAAAACTTGCATATTGCATGTAGAGGGTCCTATTATTTCGatatcattatttgataataacTCCGTATCATATCATATGTTAATTAACACAATTTATTTAAAATGTGAACAGATGCCAAATGTGCTTGGATTTCTATTGGGAATTACACAAATGCTCTTATAcatcatatacaaaaattcatcaccaaaaaaccaacaaaaaaatcTTATGGTAAATGAGAATGATATGAAACAACTTGAAGCTGAACTTGGAATTGAAATCATCAAGCTTAACAACATGGACAAAATCAACAAAGATCAAGAAATCatcacaaataataataatcctGATCAAGTTGTTGAAATTATTGTTCATGATATCAAGGGCAATGACATAATGACCGTTGATGGCGGAGATCGAACCGTTGATGTTCTGCCACGTGTTTGAGCTGAGGGTGCATGGTCTAATGGTGGTGTCTCCTGCACCTAATTAAGATGATGTTAAGTAATCTGGTGGGATCCAGCAGTATAAATGGGCGAATTAATTAATCATTAGCAAGAATTATAACTAAGAATGTTGGGTAGAAATTAAGTATTATGTAGTTTAATTTTATTTCATGTACTAATTTTTATTTCTGTACTTAATTTACTTTTAATTCAATCAAATTAAGTTTCATATTTCGGTCCTTAAGTctgtctttttttttcctttccggAAAATTGATTTGATGTTATGTTCATGCTGGTTGTTTGTTATCATTAAAGTATATTAAGAATAAGATAATATGAAAAATGTTACCCGTATGTTATATGAACCCCCATACTTAGACAACAACATAAACATAAATATTTCAAGAGAAAAATGCGATgttttaaacacttttataataAGAACGGTAAACTTTTATAATAAGCAGGTGACCGCAAAGACCCGCAGACCGGACAACTTCTTATCCCAAAACCGGAGACCGGACTGATTAAGTGGAGACACGGACCGGAACTTTTTAAGTCCGAGTTTAGATCGGACCGGTTCCATTTTATATGCAATTAtttgaggttttttttttttttttttttttttttgcttggaGCGGATCGGGCAGAGACAAGTCAACTTGTTTTTGTGGATCCCGAGACCGGGCCGGTTAGTATCCGGTCCAGTTTGGACCGAACCGGCCATGTCTGGCCCGGTTCGATTTAGCAGTTCGATCTACTTTATGAACAACCTTACTTGCATATCATCTTCCAACCCAAATATAGTGTAACAACCGCAAAAGTTTGCTAAGTCTTGTGGTTGATAGTAGTGTATTATGGATATGTATGGTCGGGTTAAGTTGGTGTTGTCATTTATGAAGGTAGAGTTGGTTGTAATTAGGGCCAAGCAGTGCACTATCGAGTCGTGTTGTTGGTAGTAAGTACAAGTGCGCGGTTCGGTCGGGTAAAGGGTTGGTACTCGATCGGATGTCCTAGGTGATACTTTGTTTTCGTACTAGACAGAGTGGGTGCCACTCAACCGAGTGgcttggtcactcgatcgagccgggTCTCCAAGCGCCTCTTTCCGGTTTTCTTTTATTCTTATCCTTGGGTTTAGAGATTCTTATAAATAGTTCCATAGGCTGTCATAATCACTTTTACACATTCTAAACTCATCTCAAAACTCTATTCCCTCTCTAAATAACTCATCTAAGGAGTTGTAGATCTATTAAGCAATTGTTCATCCTAAAATCATCTTTTGGTAAGTTTCCTTCAAACTTTCTCTAGATTCTAAGTTTATGCGATCTACTTTTATTCTAATCGtctttcacaaattctcatttgtgacggtcgtatccgtcacaagcttgtgacggataccgtttcctctcataaAATactcattgagaggtgagtgggaagcacatgggggtgtcccaccttgtcccctctccttttttgtgagaggtcacaagcttgtgacgggattagccagTCACAAGTAAGACTAGCCGATCATCTTTATGGGGATGGATTTAGATCAAAGATTGGGGATTTCTTCTCATGTTCTTGAATTCTTGAGTCTTGACCTAAAAATTGGGGATTTTCTTATGTTGTTGAGTTTTATGAGACCAGAACTTCAAATTTGGGGGGTTTTGGGGAACAAGTGTATAATTGGGCAATTGATTAAGGATAGACTATGATATATGTTAATATGTTCATATAGGTACCAAATTTGTAAGGAATCGGTTTGATTGCTTGATTCTTGTGGTGGAGCACTCTTGATTGTTGCTAGCTTTGAACAATTGCTAAAAGGTAGAGACTTTCTCTACTCACTCTTGGAATTTTGTGTTGTTGATCATGTGTTCTTAAGAGTCTTATGGTTATTGTTGGTTTATGTGACAATGAATTATAATATATGATGAGCAATATGGATATCGATGTGGTATAATTGTGACTGGTCATCTTGTGAGTATATTGATTGACTTGGCTTGGAATTTGTCGTTGGGGGACCGCTACGAGTAACCGGGTTCCTTTGGCACCATCGTACGCGGAGGGCCGCCCATTGTGATCTTCTCTTGTGGGCCCGCCACAAGGGGATGGGCACATTTATGATCCGAGAAGTGTATGTGGTCGAGCACGTTCGCCGTGTGATTGACTATCACTTGTTGCCATGTGATTTGTAGCACGCTTGTTTCGGTCGCCTTGTGATTAGTAGCAAATGCCCGGGTCCATTTGCCTTGTCTATCTTGTATTATGATGCCGTGTGATTTGTAGCACGCTTGTTAGGGCCGCCTTGTGATTAGTAGCAAGAGCCCTGGTCCATTTACATTGACAATCGTATGTGATGAGCATTGTTTTGTTGGTCTTATATATTGGTCGTATCTTGAGATTGTGGGAGTTGGCTATGTAGAGATTATTGGACATTGTATATTAATCATTGTCACACTTTTGAGGTTTGTTTCAGTAAATGAGAACTCAACCTTGTGTGTTGCTTGTGTTTTAATCATTTTTAAAACTGTGATGATCTAATATGATATTTCCGGTCATATTGGGGAGCAGCTAGACTTGTAAGTTTGTATTGATGATACCATGTATGACGATGATGCTTGGGGCATGGGACGAGCCGCTTACATACCGAGTCTAGCTTAGTAGTTATTATAGATACGACGTAGATTTATTTATAAACTTCCGTTGTAGTTTCGAGATCTTGTATTGTAAAGATTTTATTTTGTATTGACCACTAAACTTGGACTTTGTAATAATTGTTTCTTAATTGATGTTTTTGATGCAttaccttgggaaaccgagatggtagcatctcagtttaccttggccgggtaaatGGGGATGTTACATATaacccctaattttcttgcccgACGAAATTTTCAAGGGAGTTGGCTTCGTTAAACTTGATAAAAGTGAAGCCTAAAAAACCTTGACTGTCTGTTGAAAAAGGGTTTACTCTTTTAACCGTAGTGAAACTGCAGTTACGAAGCAATACCTTCATCCATGAAAAATCCTTCATTACACCCTTTCCATTTTGATAACGAATCGGGAGATTATACACTATGCAAATAAAATAATAGAAGTAAAGAGAACGTGATCGCAGGTCCGGTAAACCAGCATTGGAAGAAGACATATTTAGAGAGAGAAATTAAAAAGTAATTAATTATGTTTGATGAATCATGATATTCAACTAAGAAATTATTAAAACATATTTATAGTGCAAATAGTATAATGCATACATTGCTACATATACTCCTGTATTAAAGTTCCGATAAATGATAATGCATGATGTACTATAAAGTTCTGTCCGTTTACATGTATTTTTCGTTGTGGAGGcgaataaaagaattaaaaatGCAACAATTGTTTGTAGGAAAACCGTTCTGAATAACATTACAATGGTTATGGGGAAAACCGTTCTAAACAATTAATAACGGGTGTaaagtaaaccgttgtcaattataacaacggttaatggACAAACCGTTGCAATAAATTTATAACGCGTTGTCTAGCGACAGTTGTAAACTACATTTTATAACGGTTTCTCCAGGGAACCATTGTGATAATTACGA
It includes:
- the LOC141591912 gene encoding bidirectional sugar transporter SWEET9-like codes for the protein MALTHFNHHELMYIFGILGNIVSLGVFLAPLPTFWRVFKKKSTEGFQALPYSVALFSCMLLLYYAMLKTQNAMPIITINSVGFIIEAFYLIVFLIYAPTKARVYTIKLLGLFNVTFLGLIIVGTMVFARGADAHNFFSKGGVRETSVGWICAVFSVCVFAAPLSVMKMVIKTKSVEFMPFCLSFSLTLCAVMWFFYGFLIQDFYIAMPNVLGFLLGITQMLLYIIYKNSSPKNQQKNLMVNENDMKQLEAELGIEIIKLNNMDKINKDQEIITNNNNPDQVVEIIVHDIKGNDIMTVDGGDRTVDVLPRV